The Hymenobacter oligotrophus genome has a window encoding:
- a CDS encoding acetate and sugar kinases/Hsc70/actin family protein produces MAKVLRLHNSGSQQIQGWQQTGPLTSTEINTITDPTGGRTRNLAVSIPTPFARMHLFETAFDFVAREGSRNPNSVYHELVSHYWDLLELLYNYHLYSQAGRRITLRRWNAETELNRMQADPNTRLLGETLRLFWQDERFRETPDLYLVFYESPGLAGGPRLLGGTSPLTLLFTAPAVPVLDVERPRAGGRYFDHQYVGLEQRDPAFQDFVYELFLTFPRLQDRNFAHRVFATLDRNRISQMQLQGDRNGQQFASRYPSLTDVQGNPAYVRGIPLPGRADQTAVMSSDLFIQPTRDLGPGQVRPLVLRPNLAMGGVNYLNGQPWDDRTPVPYADEQPMSSRVLPGKGFKYPYLTVGDFLADSLVELPYELNAERYHTGRVTFQYGADAQGRSRFPYLLPLQPAFFEYFTEHDLAELLHFTIDLNHVRVSLRVPVQQGRFITLERSYYTNPQNPKDEMGREIPEKGRIVRANVGLGVFPFYKFRQQPEYNDLYKVMLVDADNGPAQLQKQYNVEFYVGGERLTDQGAARRATRYERTRKSINTAGSSYYEVTGTHFDVAELVCPAGPGLPPARGLMVPRWKELDRGTRRFTFAVDFGTTNTHVAYSDGPSSHPRPLTIGEIDQQVTWLHAPLPDLGLSGAQRFRQGAQQLQADIAALQNREFIPSFIGEGGASYAFPVRTAVCETSTFPNEPARVLGNINIGFSINTETSAELPQNRFVTNLKWSAELDPSGVTRIEAFFREVMLLLKHKAALNGGIMEDTRVVWFAPLSFDAFLRNQFKDKWDQAFQQVFRTRRDTLTLTESVAPYYYLTATNQVVPSRDENVVNIDIGGGTTDLLLFADSRPAYSSSFRFAGNDLWGDGYARVQGAPKQNGLLRLGVGHVESLPDSEQNQEYKGYLRAALSNNDFGSADVTSLLFLYDDALRFSQSLALGKGRQLRVLFYLHYTSIIYHVGQLTQHLGLKLPRYLCFSGKGSLYLRLLAGGTSMGAIERISKAVLKAASGQEPPHNFRVILADNPKEATTNGGVLFEESQSAPDVDSIKNIRLVGAQDGPEIGSLRLKARGVDADMRTAVLDNTRRFLELVLTNDDVAPLMREVGVDIDRGRVLDFMLREVEDSLNLGLHQMERNLGSEETLPETLFFLPLKQSLFNLGRDLLQG; encoded by the coding sequence ATGGCCAAAGTCCTCCGCCTGCATAACAGCGGCTCGCAGCAAATCCAGGGCTGGCAACAGACCGGTCCGCTCACGAGCACCGAAATCAATACCATCACCGACCCCACGGGCGGCCGTACGCGCAACCTAGCGGTGTCCATCCCGACGCCCTTCGCGCGGATGCACCTCTTCGAAACCGCGTTCGACTTCGTGGCGCGCGAGGGCAGCCGCAACCCCAACTCGGTATACCACGAGCTGGTGTCGCACTACTGGGATTTGCTGGAGCTGCTCTACAACTACCACCTCTACAGCCAGGCTGGCCGCCGCATTACGCTGCGCCGCTGGAACGCCGAGACGGAGCTGAACCGCATGCAGGCCGACCCGAACACGCGCCTCCTAGGTGAAACCCTGCGTTTGTTTTGGCAGGACGAGCGGTTCCGCGAAACGCCTGATTTGTACCTGGTTTTCTACGAATCGCCGGGCTTGGCGGGTGGGCCGCGCCTGCTGGGCGGCACCTCGCCGCTCACGCTGCTGTTTACCGCACCCGCCGTGCCGGTGCTCGATGTGGAGCGCCCCCGCGCCGGCGGCCGCTACTTCGACCACCAGTACGTGGGCCTGGAGCAGCGCGACCCCGCGTTCCAGGACTTCGTGTACGAGCTGTTCCTGACGTTCCCGCGCCTGCAGGACCGCAACTTTGCGCACCGCGTGTTTGCTACCCTCGACCGCAACCGCATCAGCCAGATGCAGCTGCAGGGCGACCGGAACGGCCAGCAGTTTGCCTCGCGCTACCCCAGCCTGACCGACGTGCAGGGCAACCCGGCTTACGTGCGCGGTATTCCGTTGCCCGGCCGCGCCGATCAAACGGCGGTGATGTCGTCGGACCTGTTCATTCAGCCCACCCGCGACCTAGGCCCCGGCCAGGTGCGCCCACTGGTGCTGCGCCCCAACCTGGCCATGGGCGGCGTAAACTACCTGAACGGCCAACCCTGGGACGACCGCACGCCCGTGCCGTACGCCGACGAGCAGCCCATGAGCAGCCGCGTGTTGCCCGGCAAAGGCTTCAAGTATCCCTACCTCACGGTGGGCGACTTCCTGGCCGATTCGCTGGTGGAGCTGCCCTATGAGCTGAACGCCGAGCGCTACCACACCGGCCGCGTTACCTTCCAGTACGGTGCCGATGCGCAGGGCCGTTCGCGCTTCCCGTACCTGCTGCCGCTGCAGCCGGCTTTCTTCGAGTACTTCACCGAGCACGACCTGGCCGAGCTGCTGCACTTCACCATCGACCTGAACCACGTGCGCGTGTCGCTGCGGGTGCCGGTGCAGCAAGGTCGCTTTATTACCCTGGAGCGCAGCTACTACACCAATCCGCAAAACCCCAAAGACGAAATGGGGCGCGAGATTCCGGAGAAGGGCCGCATTGTGCGCGCCAACGTGGGCCTAGGTGTGTTTCCGTTCTACAAGTTCCGGCAGCAGCCTGAGTACAACGACTTGTACAAGGTGATGCTGGTAGACGCTGACAACGGCCCCGCCCAGCTGCAAAAGCAATACAACGTAGAGTTTTACGTGGGCGGCGAACGGCTGACCGACCAAGGTGCTGCCCGCCGCGCTACCCGCTACGAACGCACCCGCAAGAGCATAAACACCGCGGGCAGCAGCTACTACGAAGTTACGGGCACGCACTTCGACGTGGCCGAGCTGGTGTGCCCCGCGGGCCCCGGCCTGCCGCCCGCCCGTGGCCTGATGGTACCGCGTTGGAAGGAACTGGACCGCGGCACGCGCCGCTTCACCTTCGCCGTCGACTTTGGTACCACCAACACGCACGTTGCCTACTCCGACGGCCCGAGCAGCCACCCGCGCCCGCTCACCATCGGCGAGATAGACCAGCAGGTTACCTGGCTGCACGCGCCGCTGCCCGACCTAGGGCTGTCGGGTGCGCAGCGCTTCCGGCAGGGGGCGCAGCAGCTGCAGGCCGACATTGCCGCCCTGCAAAACCGCGAGTTTATTCCGTCGTTTATCGGCGAGGGCGGGGCCTCGTACGCCTTCCCAGTGCGTACGGCCGTGTGCGAAACCAGCACTTTCCCGAACGAACCGGCCCGCGTACTCGGCAACATCAACATCGGCTTCAGCATCAACACCGAAACCTCGGCCGAGCTGCCCCAGAACCGCTTTGTAACAAACCTGAAGTGGTCGGCTGAGCTTGACCCGAGCGGCGTAACGCGCATCGAGGCGTTCTTCCGCGAGGTGATGCTGCTGCTCAAGCACAAAGCCGCGCTGAACGGCGGCATTATGGAAGACACCCGCGTGGTGTGGTTTGCGCCGCTGAGCTTCGATGCCTTCCTGCGCAACCAGTTCAAGGACAAGTGGGACCAGGCCTTCCAGCAGGTGTTCCGCACCCGCCGCGATACGCTCACGCTTACCGAATCGGTGGCGCCGTACTACTACCTCACGGCTACCAACCAAGTGGTGCCCTCGCGCGACGAGAACGTGGTGAACATCGACATCGGCGGCGGCACTACCGACCTGCTGCTGTTTGCCGATTCGCGCCCGGCCTACAGCTCCTCGTTCCGCTTTGCCGGCAACGATTTGTGGGGCGACGGCTACGCCCGCGTGCAGGGCGCGCCCAAGCAAAACGGCCTGCTGCGCCTAGGTGTAGGCCACGTCGAGAGCCTGCCCGACTCGGAGCAAAACCAGGAGTACAAAGGCTACCTGCGCGCTGCCCTCAGCAACAACGACTTCGGCTCGGCCGACGTGACCTCGCTGCTGTTCCTCTACGACGATGCCCTGCGCTTCTCGCAGAGCCTTGCCCTAGGCAAGGGCCGCCAGCTGCGCGTGCTGTTCTATCTGCACTACACCAGCATCATCTACCACGTTGGCCAGCTCACGCAGCACCTGGGTCTCAAGCTGCCGCGCTACCTGTGCTTCTCGGGCAAAGGCAGCCTGTACCTGCGCCTGCTCGCGGGTGGCACCAGCATGGGCGCCATCGAGCGTATCTCGAAGGCCGTGCTGAAAGCCGCCTCGGGGCAGGAGCCGCCGCACAACTTCCGCGTAATTCTGGCCGATAACCCCAAGGAGGCCACCACCAACGGCGGTGTGCTGTTCGAGGAAAGCCAGTCGGCCCCGGATGTGGACAGCATCAAGAACATCCGCCTCGTAGGCGCGCAGGATGGCCCCGAAATCGGCAGCCTGCGCCTGAAAGCCCGCGGCGTTGATGCCGATATGCGCACGGCTGTGCTCGACAACACGCGCCGCTTCCTGGAGCTGGTGCTGACCAACGACGACGTAGCTCCGCTGATGCGCGAA